The Candidatus Marinimicrobia bacterium CG08_land_8_20_14_0_20_45_22 nucleotide sequence CTTGATGCCCTGGATTTCTTTGATGATGTACGGCTTGACAAATTCGACAAGTTGCCCGGTCGATTTTCGGTACAAATTGGCCGCGATGAACGGAAAACGCGCTGAATCGGACAATTTCTTTAAATTTTTCCAGCCATTATCAAAATCGTGATTACCGGTCGTTATCGCGTCATAACCGACAGTATTCATGTACTGAATGATGGATTCGCCTTCGCTGAGCGTTCCGAGCGGAGTGCCCTGATAAATATCGCCCGCATCGAGCAGTAAAAATCCCCAACCATTTTTCCGCGCAAGTTCACGTTGTTGAAAAATATATCGACCCGCAACGGCTCCGCCGCCTAATTTTGGCGGAAAATCTGGATTGATAAACGTCGCGTCGGAGCGATCGATTCCTCCGTGAATATCATTCGTAAAAATGATTTCGACCTTGAGATAATCCGACTCTGGATAATCGGCAGTGCGTTGCGAAAAAGTCGTACTCGTCAGCGCAACCGAAATAAGGATGATTGGATA carries:
- a CDS encoding multifunctional 2',3'-cyclic-nucleotide 2'-phosphodiesterase/5'-nucleotidase/3'-nucleotidase → MKKLFYPIILISVALTSTTFSQRTADYPESDYLKVEIIFTNDIHGGIDRSDATFINPDFPPKLGGGAVAGRYIFQQRELARKNGWGFLLLDAGDIYQGTPLGTLSEGESIIQYMNTVGYDAITTGNHDFDNGWKNLKKLSDSARFPFIAANLYRKSTGQLVEFVKPYIIKEIQGIK